The Lampris incognitus isolate fLamInc1 chromosome 4, fLamInc1.hap2, whole genome shotgun sequence genome segment ACTGCTCTGTAACAGCTTTACATGCCAAACTGGTCTTGGGAGTTGATCACATTAATCTTACTCTAGGGATAAGATGAATGTGATGGACTCACAATATTGGTCTGTCTTGCAAGGCTCGCCCTGTAATGTTAACAAACTCAATTTGTTTTCAAGAAATGCAAGATATGAATAAGGTGcacaaatgtctttatgcatgctcagcaatccaggtaagaaaatcaaagcagtttgaatcagttcatctggatacagtgtttattgacagatacgtttcattactcaactaagtgacatcttcagtctaaactgaaggatacctacagtcagtaccTACAGTAcctacagaaagttgaatcagttaatctggacatgtttactgagagaaacgtttcatcactcaactaagtgacctcttcagtcttctgTGTATTCTATCCCTGTGTGTACTAGTCACGGAggagctgacccccccccccccccggttcagtgaTGGCCTTTCCCTCTtcactgtgattgcaaacattcccaaatcctctgtgactagtgcacattgccattgtaactctagttaatggtttcGACAGTTTGCAtaggattcaactttctgtgattttcttacctggactattgagcatgcataaagtcaaTCATGCAATGTAGCCTTCAAAAACACCTGCATATAATTTGCAATGCAGTTAACATTGCTGCAAACATTAGAATTGATATAGGGAAAAAGTGGCAACATTAAATGATTGTAGGATTTACCGACATACATGCCAGGAGAGAATAAAAACAAATTTCAAAAAATGTCAAGAGTTCCAATGTTGATGATATTGTCTTTCACTGTATTACAACGAAAGATAATATAAACATCAGGTACATGATCACATCTGAGCATAGAGTAATGCTTTGAGACAACTTATTTGAaatagtgtctttatgcatgctcaataacccaggtaagaaaatcagaaagttgaatcagttcatctggacacgtttattgagagaaacgcttcatcactcatttaagtgacctcttcagtctaaactgaatgcaggtatccccacccttacaaacaatacagtggcataacaaccgaaaccaacaatcagttttatatgcaaatatggacgtgaccattaactagtttcattAGCCTGTGTGCTACTtacagagaatttgggaatgtttgcaatcacagcattgtaagatggtgacagatgtactcttatctatgtgaagagggaacgaccatccctgaaccgagggggggctaagagtacgtctatcgccatcttacaatgctgtgatttcaaacattcccaaatcctctgtgaatagtatacatggccattgaaactctagttaatggtagcGCCTATTCgtttatgaaactggtcgttggtttcggctgTAATGCAACTGTATttaatgcaactgtattgtttataagggtggggataactcAGACAGTTTAGActtgagaggtcacttagatgagtgatggcaaAAAGcgctgtgttcagatgaactgattcaactttatttgattatttgaaatgtgtgtatatacatacatttgtatgtatatatatatatatatatatggccctgtgatggcctggcggcctgtccagggtttctctccgcctgccgcccaatgactgctaggataggctacagcatccctgtgaccctgagagcaggataagcggtttggataatggatggattagagGCACAATCATGACATTACATAAATTTAAATCATTCCACCATGGTAGTTAAACCAATGGATTACAACGACGCAGCCTATATATAATTCAGAGTATTCAATACCTCAATAGTAGACTGCATCTGGAAATCTGATCTTTAAACGTGGATTGAGCCAAAAACAGAACTTTTGGCTTCTGACCTTTGAACAGACGTAACTGATAACAGACTTTTCATTCAACATCAAGGTGTTAGATTGGAATTCAGAAATCATTATTAGTTTTTTGCATATATTGAAGCAACATTCTCTGCAGTGTCTGCATTTGAACTTGCAGTCATCTGATCACTTTTCTCCTGTGTCAACATACGAAACAATGAAAAAAGTATTAGCCAACCAGCTTGGCACTCTCAAATCATaataaaagagacagacagacagacagacagacagacagacaagtgtCTTACATTAGCTCCGAGAATGACTCTCGTGTAGAATTTCAGAGTCGCCTCGTTCTCCTCGTAGATCTGCTTCTTGCCTTTGGTGCCAACTTTCCCTTTGGGCTGGGTACAGTAACATAGGAGCGTGTGATCAGGTTTTAAAGAAACATGGGATCTTCAGATAAAGGGTGATCATACAGCCTGTCAAACTGTCACTGTCGGCTGCATGCTTGTGACTGAATTACCTACCGCCATTCGCCCAACGACGCTGTGCAACTATTCTTCGCTTCAAGGCAGCGTTATATTTCCTCTCTGACATCTACTTATGTCGTATCCAAGTTTTTCAATAAGTGTTTCATCAACATGAATGAGAGAAGCTTCACAGCGCCGTTATACCTTGTAACACATCAGCATTTACATTGACAGACAACATATCCGGCGCAGATAAATTGCGTCATCAAATATGTTGTCGCGTTATTTGTGAGCTTTTGTCAGTGAGCGCCATCTATTGCAGTAAAGATTACTTTTGTCgccactgctactacttctactactacctcTGTTACTATTCCAAAAACCGCTACTACTTCTGATGATAATTATAAAAATGATTTTAAATTCAATATTCACGATTACATgacattagtgaaactgtggtTAAATAATGTTGGGTTCATTGTGTCTTTTTCGCTCGCCTGATGACGAACTTTGCATAAATATTTCCTCGGAAATGAACGCCCTAAAGCCGGTGCCATTTCTTTGCAAAGAAATAGCCACTTGGGTGCAGGCTACAGGGTAGATAGATGGGTGAAAGAGGGGGTCACACTTTTTATAGCAATATTTCCATTAATAAAAATTGTGTTACTATTTAGTCAGTTAAGTTTCCCTGATTCACTTTATCCAGGTGTACTTCACTATCACAGGTTGCTATATTTCATGCGATGAACAGCCATACTTGCCGTTTACCTTTGGATGACAGCAATATGGTAGAGATTGTTCTGGTGTGTGGGTCACATGAAGAAGACTAACAGAGATAAAACTCACTAAGAAGTCAACTGTAGACTGTTTCCGTTTATTTTTTACTAACATGTCCTTATGCAGATAaggcttttttttaaagaagTCATTTAGAGAGCACTTTGTTTTTGAAACGCCTCAAACGCGTTGAAAGATGAAAAGTGGCGAAAGCGCGGGATTATTTGATGCTGATATTATCTAGCTTGAGAAATTTAAAACTGGCATTGTTTAACCGTTGAGATGAGTGAAtagatttttgtatttttttatggTGATTATATACGTAATTACATTAATTTTGCGATCCACAACGCTCTGGCTGTTTTGCTATGGAGATGTGCGCATGCGCGAGACTTCCTGTTTTCGCCGACATGACTATTGGAGCAACGGAGAATTTCCCGGTGCCTGCGGACTCTTTGCTTACTAATATTGAAACTGAAGTACCAGGAAACACGTTTCAAAACGAAGCACAATGCATGCAGAAGGACAGATCAGCTGGTCTCGTGGTCGCTCGCATGTTGTATCTTGAGAGATAGATGACTTGAGGCTAAAGTCACTCCTCTACCGCCAGCTCAAGAGTCGATATGGAATATTTGCTGCAGGTTAAGATAGGAGCTCTCTTTGGTTTGTTGTTGTTAACACTTCTCTTTGGATTCATTCCTGCTCGGGTGAAATGGTTCAGGGCAGCAAACGGGACAGGTGGGTACACTGGTGCTGTTTGATTTCTATCACAACGTTGCAGATACGGGGTATAGAATAACGTTTGTTATTGGGGTTGAGTCAAGAGACGTTGTTTTGCCATCTTTTAACTATAAGCACTTGTATATATTCACCTCCCCTGTTTTACCCATTTAACTCTCAAATGTATACTATTAAACACACTGTTCTACCATTGGGATGATGTAGTAATAGCTTGGTCAGCTTTGACTGCAATTTGGCCCCATTTGCTTATAGTAATGGATATTAGGAACATTGTTTCATACATCATGTTTCAGTATTTCTTAGCCTTTACAACAGGGGTTCTCGGAACTTTTGGGGGGCAGGCACCCCTTATAGGGGTGCAAATTATCTAAGGACCCCCTCATAATCCTAACACCGATTAAGCATATGTTTACTACCATTAGTACTCTTAGATACTAATAATATTTAtctatatcgcacctttctaagCAACGTTACAAGGTGCCATTGGAACTGTTTGTGTTCTAAAAATGTTCAGCCTAACTACTTCAGACTTGTTTCATAGTGATATACAAACATTTCTATTTGAATTATGTCAATACCACTTACTCCCACTGGGTGGGAGTAATGGACACAATATGCTTATTTTATTGGCGCAAATGGACCTCATCTGTAGATATGCACTATTTATTGATATAGCACAATTTTGTTAATTATAGTAAATTATTTCGTGGACCCCCTGGCTATGGGTCGCAGACCCCACTTTAAGAACCACTGCCTTACAATCAAATGAAATTTCCTGAAGGGCTGGAGTCACCTGATAGTGCATAAGCCAGAGGCTTAAAGGCCCCCAAGTGCTTGTCACATTCCATTTAAGTTAAACCACAGGCAGCCTTAACATGATGGTGAATATGTCTTTTAGACTTGCTCAGGCATTTTGAATCCAAAATGGAAGCGAAACTTGTGGGGTGTTCAAGTCTTAATTGCTGCCATCGGTTAATTTCACTGAAGTGTGTGTTGATAACATGCTTGTTACATTATCGTTCGTCTGTAAAAGTCTAACCTATGGTAAGAACTTTAATAATGACTTATTAACCATTCAGCTTGTGTATGTGGAAATGGCAGAAATTATTTTTTGATCCCCCTTCTTTTGGCCAACTGAACCTTAGTTTATTTTTGCCTATTTGTAAGAAAACTGTGTATTAAAGGTAGATAGAACTAAATCAAAAGTAAATAAATTGTAGATAAAAAATAAACTATCTGATTTAGCCTTTTTACTGGTTCATGAGCATACCACACTTGAGCAGAACAACACAGCCAATATTAATCAATTTTCACCTCACTTGTACCTCAGTGCTACTGCATAGCCATGAGCTCTATTCATAATACAAACAAAAGTTTTCCTATTGCACATTTGTTTTTCTTGGCTATATGTCGATCTATAAAGAGGTGCCTTTTCTGTTTCCTTTGCAGAAAACCACGGCATTGTTCTGAGTTTGATCAGCTGTTTTGCCGGAGGTGTCTTCTTAGCTGCATGTCTGCTTGACATTATTCCTGATTACCTGTCGGACATCAACGATGTGTTAGAGTCTAAGAGGGTGGAGGTAGGTCTAAGATTTTATGATTTCTCTGACACAGTCAGGGTGTGTCAAGGTCCTCACAGATACACCATCTAGAGGAATGAAATCATTCACAAGTGGTGGAGCCTGTTTAAAATCTGTGTTTTCCTCCCCTTTGCCCTCATCAGAGTGAATCTGCATTTGCTGTAAAGAAACTGAGTGTTGGGGGCGCCCCATTGGCTGAATAGTTAGGGTGCATATCACCTAATCGCTACATCCCTGGTTCAACTCCAGCCagggacctttgttgcatgtcatactcatctctctctcctgttgtttcctgtcctctgcttcaCTCTCAGCTAGCCAAtaaatgcaacaacaaaaaaactaatttaaaaaaaaactgagttttatttctaaatctgtCCCAAACAGACCAGCTTCCCCCTTCCAGAGTTCATCATTGCCGCTGGTTTCTTCTTTGTCCTCATTATTGAGAGGATTGTCCTCAACTGCCGGAATTCAGCGGGGACTCATGATGAAAGGGCTCCCCTGATACAGACCAACAGCAGCGTGCATGGGCTATCCCATAATCAAGATCTGGAGGCTAGTGGGCAACATATCCATGTCGACTTTCACGCTCACTCTTCCTTCCGTTCATTCAtccttttcctgtctctctccctccactcGATGTTTGAGGGCCTGGCCATAGGCCTACAAAACACTGATTCCAAGGTAAGAATAAAAATTAAAAACCATGTTGTAACCTCATTGGAATTTCACTGTACATGTGAGTGTTTAGTCAAGTTTCCAGATTTTTTCTTAGAAACTCAGAGCTACAAGAATACATGTTGCACAAAGATTAATCAGGAATTTATTACTTTGCatatccgcacacacacacacacacacacacacacacacacacacacacacacacacacacacgcacgcacacatacatcagGGTTTCCTCCATAAAATGCCAGACAAAGAACTGAGGGAAGATTTATCCTATTTGGCATTAATGGTATAATCTGAAAGGAGAATTGAAATTAGATGTGTGGAGTCAGCATTCTCCTTTTTGCACAGACTCCGCCAGTCAACCTAAGTAATATTAGTCATTTTACTTAACTTTTACATTTTCCATCATGAAGGCAATATTTGCTCCAGTAGCCTACATGGCCTGCATTACATACACATGggaaagcacaaaacatcctgaatGAATTCTCGCAAACATGCAACAACACTGAATACAAACAGACGAGTGTGTAATCAACAGGATCAGAGAGCTGCCGTAGCCGTACATGTGTGTAAGGGTCAGTAACTAGGTTGAAGTTACTTTgacaggaatgaatgaatgaatttttgCCATCATGGGAATAAAATCTTTGACCCTCCTAATCATGGGACAGTGTCTCACTATCCAGACCATGTTATCAGTATCCCCTCAGGACATTCCATGTTcttcatgtgattttttttgtcttgtgGTGTACTTTGTGTGTTCGGCCAGTACATATCAGCTAATCCATGTCACTTTGATACTGCAACCCCTGATC includes the following:
- the slc39a1 gene encoding zinc transporter ZIP1; this encodes MEYLLQVKIGALFGLLLLTLLFGFIPARVKWFRAANGTENHGIVLSLISCFAGGVFLAACLLDIIPDYLSDINDVLESKRVETSFPLPEFIIAAGFFFVLIIERIVLNCRNSAGTHDERAPLIQTNSSVHGLSHNQDLEASGQHIHVDFHAHSSFRSFILFLSLSLHSMFEGLAIGLQNTDSKVLEICIAILVHKSIIVFSLSVKLVQSAVPPLWVVAYIGVFAIMSPLGIAIGIAVTEAQLESGALIQAVLEGLAAGTFVYITFLEILPHELNSSDRQLLKVLFILLGFSVMAGLTFMG